The Sulfolobus islandicus Y.N.15.51 sequence GGGACAATTCGTAGATATTGCAATGTTTGATGTAGGACTTTACGCAATGATCGAAAATATAGCTGGCGTAATGTTTGAAGGCAAAGGTTCAAGATTCGATAAAAGGTTAGGAAATAGACATCCAGTTACAGCACCTTATGCACTATATAAGACAAAAGATGGATATGTATTTATTGCTACAGCAAGTGATGAACAGTTTCATAAGTTATGTAAAGCGATGAAAATGTAACACTTAATTAACGATAAGAGGTTTCTAACTAATGACGATAGGGTTAAACATGTAGAAGAGTTAGATGCTATTATTAACGAATGGACCTCTAGCAAATCTAGCAAAGAGGTGGTGAATATCTTAAGGGGATATGATATTGCAGTAGCAGAAATTAAGCAACCTTCACATGTACTTAAAGAACCTCTAATATCCATTAGAAATATGCTTGTAGATGTTACACATCCTAAATTAGGCAATATAAAAATTTTAGGCAGCCCATTAAAATTAAGCGAGACACCAGGAATAGTTAAAGAACCAGGATATCCTATTGGCTACCATAACACTGAGATATATAAAAAACTTTTGAATATGTCAGAAAGGGAAATAGAAGAATTAAAACTTAAAGGAATTATTTAATTTATAAATTATAAAAACAAAATACTAAAATCTAAACCTAATTATAAAGCTTACAAGATATAATCAATAATTTTATTTACTTATTTTAAATTTTTAGAAGATGAATGCTATCTTACCGTAGTTTTGACTATCAGCTATTTTAAATGCCTCCTTATGTTCTTCTAATGGGAATTTATGTGTCACTATAGGTTTTAATGAAATCTTATGTGTTGTTATAAAATCAATTAAGTCATACATATTATACATATTTCCTACTAATACTGATTGCAATTGTAATGACTTTTCAATTATAGATAAGATATTTAACGTAGCATTATGAAGAGAATTACCTATTCCTACAAGGCCAATCTTACCTTTTCCTCGCACAATTTTAATTAAGGTCCCTATTGCTTCTGCACTTCCAGAAGAGCTAAAGGAGGAGTTAGAGAGATATAATTTGAAACCGGTGACGGTCGTAATAGGTGAGGATGGTAAGGGGAACTTGAGGATTACTAGGGGGTTTGTCGGGTGGATGGAGTTTGATATTGTTTATGAGAAACTCAAGAGGGCTGTAACTAAGTACTTGCTGGTTACATCAGTTTTAGGGATCGGGAGAAGTAGAGGGGTAGGATTCGGTGAGGTAAGAGTAGAGTTGAAGGACCAAAGTTAAAGGAGAGTGATTGATTAAATCGAGAAAAAGAGAAAGAGACTTGTACTTAAAAAATTCCTTCATTAAAGTCCCAGCAATTGTGAATCTCATTTTCTTAAATCGCTCTTTAATTAGGACACTTCTTATTACAGCAACGTCCTCTATCCAAGCTAAGGGAGGTAGAGCTTAACTGGGTGGATGGGGAAAAGGCCTCATGAGTTCGTACTAATATACATGGCTAATCGGGTTTGCAAAGAGGTACCAGCAAAGGTTAAATCTGTGATTTTTTAAGCATTTTTGCAAAGTACTTACTATATCTCCTTGCGTAGGGGAAATCATAAGTCGTATAGATTGCACGTAACTATTTTCATTACCCTTCATACATATAAGTTTAGTATCTTTTTAAATTTCAACATAACACTACTTATCAAACAAGTGGTGGGAAGCTTAGGGATACACGTTCAGCAAGGCTTATATATTAGCTGTAAGATAAAATTAATATGATGTTTGAAGACCCTGAGGAACACGATGAAAAGATAATTGCAGAGGATGAGCAAGAAATACCGTATACTGATGAGGACGAAATTGATGAAATAGTAAATGATATAGTTAGCGAATTACGAGCTTTTGGTTATTTCCCCACAGTTCGTACGATATCTATGGGAGGATACCCAGGAGCCATAGAGGTAAGTGGTTGGGATCGAGATAAATCCAGTAAAATCGAATACAGGATAGATATAGGTACTAATGTATTACACCTAAGGCGTACTGTGACGGTTCCTTTCCCTAGCGAAGAGCCGTGGGAAGAGGAGGAAGAGCCGTGAGAAACGCCGAAGATAAATATAATGGATACGTTTTCGCAGAGGAGGCCTATAAGAGATATGACAGTTAAGAACTTATGATCGCCCAGGAACTCCAGAAAAATCAATACCTATATCTACTAATGAACCATCATTGAGCCTTCTTATCTCATTCTCTATATTTACGTTACTATGATACCTAATTAGTTTATTTATCCCAATTTTTTCAGCTAATTTTAGTCTATTTTCATTAGTCTCTATACCTATGATATTATCAGTAATTTCTCTTAGAAAAGTGGCAGCTACAAGTCCTAATGGTCCAAGTCCAGTAATTGCTACACTACTACTGTCATTAACTCTTAAATCTCTAATGATTTGATAAGCGGTTATACCATTACAACCTAATATAGATGCGGTCTCATTATCTACTTCATTAGGTACTCTAAAAATTACTCCAATTGGGGCTAAGAAATAGTCAGCAAAAGTCCCTGAGGATCTCCAAGGATTATATAATTGCCCAAGAACTAATGTACTAGACATTCCGTTTTCACAATATTGAGGCCATCCTTTTTTACACATTTTACATTTAAAACATCCATATCTATGAAAAGCTATAACCCTATCCCCTTTCCTTAAGATCTCATTTTCATTACTTGATATATCATAAATTATACCTACTGCTTCATGTCCTGCTATTAGGTTTTTTCTTTCTCCTAATTTCTCTGGAGACGCTCTATAAAAATGTAAGTCGCTTCCACAGATTGTTGACATTATTGTTTTTATTACTACTTGTTCTCTTCCTATAGCTGAAATTTGAAATTCCTTTAATTCGGATTCTCTATTACCTTTAAAAACTATTCCTTTGATTTTCATTTTTGGCCCTCCCAAGCAATCTTGACAGCTTCTTCTAAACTCTTTCCTGTGACATCTATAGATAATATCCAAGTACCTAAAGCAAAAATAGCTGATAGTATTATTTCTAATATAAATGCATATTTAAGACCTAAGTACGCGTATAATGTGAGTGCAGGAAGGGCCAATCCAAAAGCAAAAAGGTTATCCCAACCAATTGTTGTACCCCTAACTCTAGACCTAGTTAGTTCAACCGATGGAATGTACATTAAAGTTCCTACTAAACCAACGTTAAAGAAATATATAAGTCCTATAGCTAATGTAGCAATAGGAATAGTAATAGAATGCAAAATATATGGTATTAAAAATAATAAGGATGGGGGTATAGTTAATATAAAACCTAATGTTCCAGTAATTTTTCTACCTATTTTATCTACGAGTGTGGACAACAATTTTGTTAATGCAGTATAAATTATACAAAGTGTGAATTTAATTTCAATTCATCACAAGATTAATTCGTTAATAAAGTAGATAGTAATAATTTTAACCTTATTCAAAATTTTTATTATAAATCAGAGAGTTTAAATGATACAACTTTAAGGAAATTTTAACCAAATTTCAAATGAATGAAATTGTTGTCCACACTGATAGTGTCGTCGTTAAGCTACAAATTCTGGGATTAACCTTCTCTCCCATAAGACTAGGGCTATGGAGTACATCATGGTGCGAATGCTCCTATTTACTGCCTTCGTTGCTCTCTTGAATCTAATTAGCCTATCCCTTAATGAGGAATGAAAGGACTCGTTCGGGTTAACTGGCGAGACAACCGTGTGGTCTTTCAACCAGAAGTACAAGTTATAATCATCGCTCACCCATCTACCCTCGTCAGGCAAATACTTTTTGACCTCAAGGAAAGTACTCTCATCCCTATCCCCCACAGAGTAAATGAGGTAAACTCCCAGCTTCGTGTACACGTAACAAGTGAAAACCCACTTGTAAAAAGCCCTAGCATTCTTGTACAAGTAAGTCCACATCTCATCAACAACCTTAGCAACAACCTTACCCTTGACCAGCTCCTTAGCCCTACCCCACAACTCAACCAACTTCTCATGCTTTTTCCTACCATAACGCTTAATCCAAGTGAAAACAGTACCAAGAGGTACGTTAAGCACCCTAGAAATAGCCCTCATACTCATACCATTAGCATACATTCTCAAAGCCTCCTCCCTCAACTTCCTAGAATGATGATGATAACTAGCATCACCCAAGAAGTACTTACCACAATCCCTACACAAAAACTTCTGCCTACCCAAAGGCCTACCACACTTAACAACATGATGACTACCACAAGAGGGACAAGAAACGTCTTGCCTAAATACAGGCTTCCTACCCATAAGTAATACTCGTTATACAAATATAAATAACTTAACGACGACACTACCTCCACACTCTTAATAGCAGAAGTTGGATTAAATCTACCATGAGCGTCAATCATTATATCTATGCTATACCCCACTGAATCCCTTATTGCCCTTAGTCTATCCTTAGCCTTCTCAAGATCCTCATTATTTATCTTGGGCCCAGAACCTCCGAAGGGATCTATCTTAACGGCATTAAACCCCATTTCCACTACGCCTCTGACAGCATTTGCAAATTCTTCTGGCGATCTGTCACCAGATATGAATCCATTAGCATAAACTCTTACTGAATCTCTAACTTTACCACCTAGTAATTCGTATACTGGCTTATTAACACTCTTTCCTAATATGTCCCATAGGGCTTGTTCTATAGCGCTAATAGCTGTCATTAATATTGGACCACCTCTCCAGAAAAAATGTCTATACAAGAAATTATAAATTTCTTGTATATTTATTTCCCTCCCTATTAAAAATGGCTTAAAATCATATATTGCGGCCTCTACAGTTTTCTCGAAATCTCCCATAGTTCCCTCTCCATAACCAGATATTCCTTCATCTGTATCAATCTTGGTTATTACGAAATTTCTCCATACTGCGTTTACTAGATAGACTTTTACATCTTTTATTTTCAATTATCTCACCTCGAATAGACTATTAATTTAGTTTCGGTCATTTCTAACATAGTATCGATAACACTTTCCCTACCTATACCGCTCTTCTTAAAACCTCCGAAAGGTAAATTATCCCACCTTAGTCTGGTAGTATCGTTTATTATTACCGTTCCAGCATTAATTTTTGATGCTATTTCATACGCCCTTGAAAAATTAGACGTAAAAATAGATGCATCTAAACCATATTGAGTAGAATTTGCAACGTTCACTGCTTCCTCATCACTCTTAACTGTGACAACTGGAAGGATAGGTCCGAAAACCTCCTCTCTAAGTACCCTAGCTTTTGAGATTGGGGATAAACGTAAAATTACTGGGGGAAAGTAGTAGCCTCTTTCTGGGACACTTCCCTTATATATTATTTCAGCACCCTTATTTAACGCGTCGTTTAGAAACTCCCTCATTCTATTAACGGCTTGTTGGGAGATTAAAGGTGGTATGTCTACATCTTCATCCATAGGATCTCCAGCCTTATATTTTTGTAATTCTTCTTTCATTCTTTTAATGAATTCCTCTTCTATTTCCTTCCTTACAATAATTCTTTTTGTCGCATTGCAAAACTGACCAGCGAAGTCAAATCTACCTACTAAGGCTGACCTTATCGCCTTATTTAAGTCAGCGTCTTCTAAAACGATCATAGAATCGCTTCCCCCTAATTCCATTATTACCCTCTTACCATTCTTTATCGCCTTACTCGCAAGTTCCAGCCCAACTTCTACCGATCCAGTAAAGGTTATAAGTGAAACTTTCTCATTAACTACGAATTCCTCACCTATCATATTTGCGTCTCCAGTAACGACGTTAACACTACCCTCCGGAAACTTCTTTAATACTAATTCCGCTAATTTAAGTTGAGTTAAAGGAGTTAATGATGATGGTTTAAATACTACCGAATTACCTACCGCTAACGCTGGAGCTACTTTGTGGGCGAAACTTGCTGCGGGGAAATTAAATGGGGTTATTGCACCTACAACGCCTATGGGTTCCCTTTTAATGAAAGCAATTCTCTTCTCATTTCCCGCAGGGAATTCGTATAAGTCGAGGGGAACGAATTTCCCTTCTAAAACCCTCTTAAGCTCTGAGGAGGCTAGTTCGAAAATTTGGGCGGTTCTCTCGATTTCCGCTCTTGAACTCTTTATAGGTCTTCCAGTTTCTTTAGTCATTGTAATTGCTAGATCGTTAAGATTTTCTCTAATAAGTGAGGTGATTTCTAATAGCAGTTTAGATCTTTTAGCAGGAGTAATTGAATTCAGTACTGGAAAACTTTCGTAAGCTATGTCAATTGCTCTCCTTACATCTTCCTTAGATAACGAGGGAACGTAATCGATTATTTCGCCAGTAGCCGGATTCCTAACTGGGATCCTATTTTCACTGTCTACTTTTTCTTTACCGATAATAGCTTGCATGTATACAATTATGTATTCATAATTAAAAACTTTACTGGATATAATAGACCTATTTTAGGTGAATGAAAGAATGGTATTAAGATTGTGTATAAATAATGATATTTATTAAATATAGTTGTTTCAATATAAATACTTATATTGAAAAAAGATTTTAATTATATGTGAACAATCTTAACTTTGATTGAAAAATGGAACCCGTAATAACCCACTTCCTTAACCTCTTTCAATATGAGGCAGTAGGGGAAGGTTCATATAAGATTAAGAGGATTCAAAGTATTTTGAAGTTGATCCAAAAAGGAGAAATTATAGAACTTGGAAAGACAGTAAAGAACGGTCTATATTATTTCGCCCACGGTCCAGTTTACATAAGTAAACAGTTACATTATGATGATGCTAAAAGAAGATATAGGGATTTGGATATACCGGAGGGAACAGGCTTCGCTAATGTTAGGCTGAGTATGTGTGATCATACCGGTACTCATATAGATGCGTTGAATCACGTATCTGAAAAAGGTAAACTGTTCGGAGGAATTGATATAAAGACCATGAGGGCTGATGTGGATGGATATAAGGATTTGGATATTACCACAATACCTCCAATAATTACTAGGGCTATCTTCTTCGATGTTTCTGATATAGGCTTAGAAAGGGAGGTTACAAGTGAAGACTTACAAAAGAGGTTAAAGGTTAACGTGGAGAAGGGGGATGCAGCTATTATATATACGGGTTTTAGTAAAGACGGTGCTGAAGAAGAGCTTGGAATAGGTTTAGATGCTGCTAAATGGTTAGTTAGTAAGGGTTTTGGATTGGTGGGGAGCGATTCACCAAGGACTGAATACGTAATAAATGGAAGTAAAAGTTACTTACCAGTTCATAGGTATTTAATTGCTGAAAACGGAATACCTATCATAGATAATATGTATTTAGAGGCGCTGGCTAAGTTACTGGTGGGCAAGCAGGAGTTCGTGTTAATAGTATTGCCACTTAGATTAAGTGGAGCTACAGCATCTCCGTTAAATCCCATAGCCTTGCTTTAATTTTTGAAAATTAAAATTTATTATAAAAAATTTTTATATGATTAATCAGCGAAGTCCAGCGAAATTCCTTTCTCTTCTAGATGTTTAGCTACCTTTTCTCTTATTTTAGTTAAAACGTCAATGACCATATCATATGGTTTCATTCCGTAATCTACTAAGAACATAATCCTACTCGGTTTAGCTAATTTGTATATCTTATAGATTTGATTTGCAACATCTTCTGGACTACCGAATAGTAATAGCCCGCTACCATATAATTCATCAAGTGTTCTTCTCTTAGCGTAAAGTCTTGAGAATACATATCTATGAAGGTACTCTTTAGAAGTCTCAACTGCGTCATGGAATGAGTTAGCTACGTGTGTGTGGAAAGAAAGGGATAACTCTTTTTCCTCAGTTTTGCTCTCTTTAAGACCTTCTCTGAAGGAATTTACAACTGGCATTATATCATCGATCTTATCTACTGTGGCATATGGTATCATTATTAAGTTAAATCCCTTCTTTCCTACATGGTACGCAGCTTCAGCTCTAAGTACTGCTATCCATATGGGGGGATGAGGTTTTTGCATTGGTAATACATTTATTCCTATATTTTCGTATTTAAAATACTTCCCGTTAACAGTAATCTTCTCACCTCTCATTAGCTTAATGATTATGTCTAGGGCTTCATCGAATATCTCTCTTTTAGCCTCAGGGGGGACGTTAAAGCCGGTAAATTCGTGTTTTAAATACCCGCTACCTACTGCTAAATTTAATCTTCCCTTAGAGAGAGTGTCTAATAACGAATATTCTTCAGCCACTTGTATGGGATTTCTGAAGACTATTGTGGAAACTGCTGGTCCTAATCTTATTCTGCTAGTTCTACTCGCTAAATACGTTAAATATATTGGGGCTGATGGGACTATTCCGTAATCTATGAAGTGGTGTTCTGCTATCCAAACACCTCTATATCCTAATTTTTCAGCATATTCCACTTCCCTAGCTATTTGTTCGTAATATTCTCCCTTTGAAATACCCGAATCTGGGTGATAGTCTACAACCCAAAATAACTCTGGTTTTATTTTATCCATCATATTTATTTTTAAGTATATCAAAATAAATGTTTCATAGAAACGTTTCGATTATATACTTAAATACTTAGGTTAAAAGATTATATTATGGTATTCTATTATAGGCAAGGTGAAGTTCCAAAGAAGAGGCATACTGTTTTCATGAAGGATAATTTGTTGTTAAGAGAGGAAGTGTTTGGTTTAAATGGATTTAGTGGTAGATATTCCCTCCTTTATCACTTAAATCCGCCTACTAGAATAGTGAAGGTCGGAGAATGGAGAAATAGTGTAATTGAGGAATGGAAGGACGCTGGATATAAACATCATAAGCTTTCCACGAGTAAATTGAGGAAGTCTAATGATGTATTTTTAGATAGGATTCCCCTAATTTTTAATAAGGACGTTATTATATCTTACGCTAAGGTGGATGAGGGGGAGAGTAAATTATTTTATAGGAATGCTGATTTCGATGAAGTTTATTACATTCAGGAGGGAGAAGCTGAATTTAGGAGCGTTTTCGGAAGCATAGAATTGGTGCAGGGAGATTATTTAGTTATTCCCAGAGGGACTACTTATACGTTTAATTTTAAAAGATATTCGGAACTTCTCATAGTAGAGGGTAGGCAAGTTGAAATACCTAGACAGTACAGAAATGATTACGGACAATTAATTGAAGGTTCGTTCTATTATAATAGGGATATTAAATTACCCAATTTAAAGACGTTTAATGAGAAAGGGGATTATAACTTAGTAGTAAAAACTTCTCAAGGCTTCCAATCTATTACTTTAGACTATCATCCCTTTGATGTTATAGGGTGGGACGGATATCTTTATCCATTTGCGTTAAACGTTTACGATTTAGAGCCAATTACTGGTAAGCTACACCAGCCTCCAACAGTATATACGACTTTCACGGCTAATAATTTCGTAATATGTACTTTTGTTCCTAGACTATTTGATTACCATCCTAATTCTGTCCCAATATCTTATTATCACGATAATGTGGACGCAGACGAGGTACTATTTTACTCTTCTGGGCAATTCATGAGTAGGAGGGGAATTTCAAAAGGAGATATAACGCTACATAGGGGTGGGCATGTTCACGGTCCTCAACCTGGAGCTGTTGAATCGAGTTTAAGTAAAAGGGGAAGTTATAACGATGAAGTTGCAGTAATGGTGGAAACTCAGAGGAGAGTTAAGTTAACGAATTACGCTAAAGAGGTGGATGATCCTTCATATCCTTTGTCATGGTATATCCCATAAATCTTTTATACTTATATTTATTAAACTAAATTATGGAAAAATTTTCAGTATTGTCAATTCACCTTTTTCATCCAGGATGTTGGACTTCTATAACGGATAAATATGAGGTTAACGTTAAACTCATATCCCAAAACTTCAGTGACGACGATTTCTTTTCGTCAAGGGTTCTAATATTAGGTAGGGATACTAAGAAGTTAATTAATGAGATGAGGACTTCGAAAAGCGTTAAGGTAATTAAGGTATACTCAATGGATAGAGGAGCCTTCTTAGTAGACTTTATTTACCCTAAAAGGAACGCGATTTCTAATTTAATTCATGAAACAGAATCCATTGTAGTATCCCATAGGATCGTAGATGGTACTGAAAAGTGGAAAATTGTTGCTAATGTTTCTTTTATACCTAAGATTTTAGAGAGCTTAGAAAGAACTTCGAATTTAATAAATTTTAAAGAAATTAAATTAAGTGAGTTACGGAAGTTGATGAGTAAATTAACTGATAGAAATCTGGAAATACTTAAGATAGCATATGAAAGAGGGTTATTTGATTACCCTAGGCAGTGTAAGTTAACTTCGATAAGTAATGAAATAGGGATTAAGCCAAATACCCTTTTATATCACATAAGGAAAGCTGAGAAGTTATTATTGGAAATTTTATTAGATGAGTATTATAGCTTATTATGAAAACAAATTTAAACCACAAAACTAATAAAAGAAATATGAGCGTAAATAAAATCTATCTTCTCGATCATGGTAAAATAAGTGCAGATTTAGCGTGGTTTTTACCAACGTTCATGACTGAAGAGGAAATGAAAAACCCTAAGCCGAGGAGTTGGATAGATGTTAGCGTTATGAGCGCTGTTATAGAACATAAAGACGGGATAATACTTTTTGATACTGGCATATCAGAGAAGGTAAAGGAGAAATGGCCACAAATAGCTCTCAGTGCCTTCCCGGTCACGAAATTTTCTGATGAAAATAGAATGGAAAACCACCTGAGACAAATAGGACTTAAACCAGAGGATATTCACTTTATAGTATTTTCTCATTTACATTTAGATCACACTGGGAATTTAGATCTTTTCAGAAGTGCGAAACCAGCGGTAATAGTCCATGAAAAGGAATTGAAATACTCGTTATTAAACGTATGGTTAAATAAGCCAGTCCCATATTTACTTAAGGACCTCGAAATATTAAGGGAGATGAATGTAGTCCCAATGTCAGCTGATTACCTAGAGTTATTACTGGGAGTCGAATTATACTTGTTCGGTGGACACACCCCTGGATCCATCATCTTAAAGGTCAGAACTCAAAATGATAATAATTACATATTTACGGGAGACTTCATACATCTCCCTGACGAATTGGATTTCGAAAGTAAGGGATGGCTTTTAGGAAACGCGGAAGAATATTATACTAGAATAAGGTTACTTAAAGCACTAATGAAGTTACCGAGAACTAACGTTATAATAACTCACGATCCTAAATTATGGGATAAGTATCCTAAAGCTCCCAAGGAGTTAAAATGATTTTCATCTAATTATATTGCTGATTACAACAATTATTATTTTTACTTTGATATTTGCGAAGTGTTAATTATTTTAGCTTAATATTTTTCATGACTTTGGTCTTATATTAACTTATAGTTAAATAGTTATAGATTATTATATTCAAATTTCATAAATAATTCTTATTATCTTTATAATTACAGTTTTTATAACGGATTAAAGGGCATATTGGGCTAAGTTTAAGAGGGAAACATATTATACTCTACACATTATTTGGGAGTGTTCTCATGTAGTCATCTTATTCGATATTGTTTAGAAAAATTATATCAAATTTTCTCTACTATACTGTACTCCCTTCAAGTAAGCCTCATTCAAGGGAGTCCTCTCCCTTGAATAAATTACAAGGTGCATAACGTTCAACAAGGCAAGACTATAATCAACCATTCACTCCTATTGACGACCTTAGTATCCCTAGCCAACATAGCCAAGTGAGACCTACAGTAAGAATTATAACTCTCGATAGTGTAAGCGTACTTCTTGCTAGTAACGTGATTATCAAGAACTTGATAAATACAATAATCATCAGTATAATTAACCTCACTCTTAGGAAACGTCATAGGAAAAGTCCTATAATCCCTATCGCCATGAAGAAAGGTGAACCATCAACCAAAGCAGTCCAAATCCAAAGATTCTCTCTTAGGACCATGCCTAACACGAACGTAAGTCCAACTCTCATCAAGTATCGTGAATTTTGAAGTAAAATTCTTTAGTTTTGAAAGACTGATATACCAACGTATGCCTTTATCCCTGCTCTCTTTATCAAACTGCTGTAGTTAATGGTCTTCCTTCAACCTTAGATATTCCCCTCATGCTCATCCTGTTCAGATACTCCTTCAAGATTCTTTCTTTTTGTTTCTTGTCCAGCTTGTGATTAACGTGGTAAAACGTTTTTCCGCACGTTTTACAGTTGTACTTTGTTTTTCCCCTAGATGATCCGTTCTTTATTATTTTATTTGAGTTGCACGATGGACATGTTGGTCTTTCTTCTTCTTTTTAGTGTAGTGTTGATGGTGTTATTCCTAGTTTCATTATTTGCACTCCTAGAAGGTATGGTGCTATAGCGAGTGCAAGGTCTTCTAACTTGTACTTTCTAGGCTTAAGATTTAAATTTCTTAGAATCAGAAGTATTAATTGTGCAAGGGTTACGAGGTTCATTGAGTCCCTACAAAAATCTCGTAATTCTTGCACATAAATGTTCTAGAAGTAATTTTTACGCCATTCTAATAATTTCGCATTTAGCTCTCGAATAAGATGACTGCATAAGAAGACTCCCATTTGTTTTTCTTTCTCAGCTTTTCTCGGTCTTCCCGATCTGGGCTTGTCTCTTAGTCCATCAAGACCTTCTTTCTTGTACTTGCCAACCCACAATTTTATTGTGGAATAACCCTTGTTCAGCATTTTCGAAACTTCCTTCTCCGATTTACCGTCAACTAAGTGCAACTTTACTGCGAGAATCCTCTCCTTAATCCTAGCGTCCTTCTCTTCCTCATAAGCTTGAACCAAATCTTCCATAATTCAATTTGGTAATACTATTCTATAAACTTTTTGGAAATACTAACACAACTGCTAGAATAGTAGTTGAAATTAGAGTTTATGACATACCCGTATTAACTGGTAACTCACTAAAGCATTGGCATTCAGTCTATCTTGCTGAAGTCTATATAACATTAGGTGGTAAACATGCTAATGAATTATGTAAAGCTGGAATTGGATTCAGAGGATATAAACTAGAATCAACATTAGATGATACAAAGGCTGCAACATCAGAGAATGAAGCGATTGAAGACGTATGTAATGATATACACGGTTTTCTAATTACCATTAAAGGGCAAGGTAAAATTGGATAATGATAACGTGTGAACTAATAACTTATGAGTAGACTTATGCTGACCTACTTTATGGATTTCTTCAATTTTTATCAAAGCTAACGTTAAGCTTACTTTTAAATCAACGCTTGATTTTGAATTTAAGGAAAATTGATGAGCTTAACATCTTAGAAAATTGAATTAGTCCACAAAGCAATGCTGACCTTAACCTTTAAAGTCTGAGGAAGTATATTTACCCTCTTTTTCCTCTATTTTCCTAAACTCCAATCTTATCTCACCAAACCCAATGCCCCTACTTCTTCCTATACCCAAGTAAGAAGATGTTAACAAATAATTCAAAGCTCTCCTCTTCAACCTCTCATCTGGAATGTCGAACTCAATCCAACCCATAACACCCCTCGCTTTTCTTAAATTTCCCTTACTATCCTCACCAATGGCAACGGTAACTGGATGTAAATCATAACCTATAATTCTAGATAAGGCATTAGAAAGAATGCCAAATTTAAACGCTCTGACCTCAACTTCCTTCTTCCCAATCAAATTGCAATATACATTATAAGCGTAAGCAACAATTAAGCCAACTGATGGCAAAGTTGAGTAACCCGCATCGATTTTCTTATACCTTTCAGAAAGGGAAGGAGGAAGTAAAACCTTAGACGAAAGCAATGT is a genomic window containing:
- a CDS encoding MDR/zinc-dependent alcohol dehydrogenase-like family protein, whose product is MRGKGKIGLVGIGNSLHNATLNILSIIEKSLQLQSVLVGNMYNMYDLIDFITTHKISLKPIVTHKFPLEEHKEAFKIADSQNYGKIAFIF
- a CDS encoding zinc-dependent alcohol dehydrogenase, coding for MKIKGIVFKGNRESELKEFQISAIGREQVVIKTIMSTICGSDLHFYRASPEKLGERKNLIAGHEAVGIIYDISSNENEILRKGDRVIAFHRYGCFKCKMCKKGWPQYCENGMSSTLVLGQLYNPWRSSGTFADYFLAPIGVIFRVPNEVDNETASILGCNGITAYQIIRDLRVNDSSSVAITGLGPLGLVAATFLREITDNIIGIETNENRLKLAEKIGINKLIRYHSNVNIENEIRRLNDGSLVDIGIDFSGVPGRS
- a CDS encoding IS1-like element ISC796 family transposase; translation: MGRKPVFRQDVSCPSCGSHHVVKCGRPLGRQKFLCRDCGKYFLGDASYHHHSRKLREEALRMYANGMSMRAISRVLNVPLGTVFTWIKRYGRKKHEKLVELWGRAKELVKGKVVAKVVDEMWTYLYKNARAFYKWVFTCYVYTKLGVYLIYSVGDRDESTFLEVKKYLPDEGRWVSDDYNLYFWLKDHTVVSPVNPNESFHSSLRDRLIRFKRATKAVNRSIRTMMYSIALVLWERRLIPEFVA
- a CDS encoding aldehyde dehydrogenase family protein, which codes for MQAIIGKEKVDSENRIPVRNPATGEIIDYVPSLSKEDVRRAIDIAYESFPVLNSITPAKRSKLLLEITSLIRENLNDLAITMTKETGRPIKSSRAEIERTAQIFELASSELKRVLEGKFVPLDLYEFPAGNEKRIAFIKREPIGVVGAITPFNFPAASFAHKVAPALAVGNSVVFKPSSLTPLTQLKLAELVLKKFPEGSVNVVTGDANMIGEEFVVNEKVSLITFTGSVEVGLELASKAIKNGKRVIMELGGSDSMIVLEDADLNKAIRSALVGRFDFAGQFCNATKRIIVRKEIEEEFIKRMKEELQKYKAGDPMDEDVDIPPLISQQAVNRMREFLNDALNKGAEIIYKGSVPERGYYFPPVILRLSPISKARVLREEVFGPILPVVTVKSDEEAVNVANSTQYGLDASIFTSNFSRAYEIASKINAGTVIINDTTRLRWDNLPFGGFKKSGIGRESVIDTMLEMTETKLIVYSR
- a CDS encoding cyclase family protein; the encoded protein is MKLIQKGEIIELGKTVKNGLYYFAHGPVYISKQLHYDDAKRRYRDLDIPEGTGFANVRLSMCDHTGTHIDALNHVSEKGKLFGGIDIKTMRADVDGYKDLDITTIPPIITRAIFFDVSDIGLEREVTSEDLQKRLKVNVEKGDAAIIYTGFSKDGAEEELGIGLDAAKWLVSKGFGLVGSDSPRTEYVINGSKSYLPVHRYLIAENGIPIIDNMYLEALAKLLVGKQEFVLIVLPLRLSGATASPLNPIALL
- a CDS encoding LLM class flavin-dependent oxidoreductase, encoding MMDKIKPELFWVVDYHPDSGISKGEYYEQIAREVEYAEKLGYRGVWIAEHHFIDYGIVPSAPIYLTYLASRTSRIRLGPAVSTIVFRNPIQVAEEYSLLDTLSKGRLNLAVGSGYLKHEFTGFNVPPEAKREIFDEALDIIIKLMRGEKITVNGKYFKYENIGINVLPMQKPHPPIWIAVLRAEAAYHVGKKGFNLIMIPYATVDKIDDIMPVVNSFREGLKESKTEEKELSLSFHTHVANSFHDAVETSKEYLHRYVFSRLYAKRRTLDELYGSGLLLFGSPEDVANQIYKIYKLAKPSRIMFLVDYGMKPYDMVIDVLTKIREKVAKHLEEKGISLDFAD